The genomic stretch tatctgcaaacagaccaaagtgagctaccagatgacacaaatcatctaggagttctatcaggtgcgtccaaattgattttcaagcatatggtacattccatgcaaaccgtgcacctatcttcatgaagattagcactatctccaaacagattgtatcgagctttcacttgagcctcttcacctaggagtatcatcgggtgcttccacaacagtttctgagcctatggtgcattaggtgcaaaccgtgcacctatcttgcaccgaaactaaaactatctccaaatgaaccgaagtgagattccatgtgacacacgtcatctaggagttctattgggtgcatccaaattgatttcagagcatattgtacattccatgcaaaccgtgcacctatcttgcatcaagattagcactatctccaaacaaaccaaactgagctttcacttgagcctcttcacctaggagtacgattGGGTGttcttagcctgtggtgcattgggcgcaaactgtgcacctatcttgcaccaaaacaaacgctGTCTCTaaccagaccaaagtgagattccatacgacacacgtcacctaggagttccattgggtgtctccaaattaatttccgagcatatggtatgttctacgcAAAtagggcacctatcttgcatcaagattagctctatctctgaatagaccaaaccaagcttccacttgagcctcttcaactaggagtaccattgggtgctttaaaatggtttcttagcctatggtgcatttggcacaaaccatgatatcttgcaccaaaactaacactacctccaaatggacttgtcggtgttttccccccggggggtcacaccaacgagtaaaacttgtatgcgtgctctcttttccagatggtgatgcaaaaagacacaaagatttatcctggttcgggcaagagagggccctacgtccagcggggggggggagagattgtattattctgcacctaagtgcttgtacagggttgaatacaagcgtggtatgaatggAGATGGAGTGAGTTGCTCTACTGCGTATGACTTGTGTTGTGTCACGTGTCTTTGCTCGCTCCtggacctccccttttatagtttcaAGGAGaggcccagggtacatgtataggcgtcagagtaggggtcaaaaaaggtatggcgcgctgacctactcgagaccTCCGtaacggcgtggtctcgagccgtgttgtcttggtactttgatgatgattacgcgtgcccgcTAAATCCTACTCCTGCACGTCGTTCCAGACTGGTTTATATGTAGCATGCTTGTACATTGTGAAAGCAGCTCCGTCGGAGTGGTTGGCTTGCCGTCAATCGTCGCCCGATCCTTCCTGGGAAAGGAACATGTCTTACTCGAGGGTCTGGTGCCATGTAACGACTCACGGGCCAGAGCGCTGACTtcgggcgtctcgaggggggtcgtgaCTAGACATCTCGACTCGCTCTCTGTACTCTGCCATGCTCTGGCTGGTTTGGTGCGGAAAGCTGTAAAAGGGATGACTGGACGGGTGCTGGtctcctatcacgcttcccgtgactgtcgggtttgGTGAGAACactgcaggcgcattaaatgcccctgATCCCTGCGcctgcgtcaggcggcgggcggcgtccttgcactCGAGGCCTTTCTGTTCGTACAAGcctacttccgtattcgacggcagccgGCGCTCGAGCCTCGATCGATTTGCAGGACGCttatttccgtgttcgaggccacAGTCGTCGAGGACTGTGCGTATGACTAGGCCGGgcgtcgagttgggggcctcgacttgcgtacggatGTTCTCGACATGcatatcagttagggtaccccttactgatatcctcgacagtagcccccgagtctccattcgagcgcttgcgctcgagtggaggctacaTTTTaaggtcgagtttccgtgggggcgcgcgagcgacctcgtgggggtagcccccgagcccttggaggagttttcgactccttcgagggttatattgcctaatctGTGGAGGCGCTCTCAACGTCCGCTGTGAACGGCTTCGATTGATATGTTTTGCGCAGGGATTTCGACGTACTCTTGatggagcgagcgtcatccatcCCGGATTGAGTTCCTaacgggtaatccaagtgaggaCCCGTGCCCCGTTTGAAGGGGTGGGCTATAGCCTGGAGGCGCCCTCATAAAGCagtgtcgacgtggtcggggttgctgatctcattcgatagagtccagcggctcgatgcctgccttcggggggattcctctcgaccatcTCGATCTTGCCTTAGACATCCCCAGCGGATTCTCGAGGctggcctcgattttcgaccactcgctgggcatccctgactctggtactcgagatcggctgtcgaacccactCGGtaggccagcctgcgacctctcgaagTTTCAGCTGTGACGAACgtgtaccttggcttacgagggaaggaaggggcagaggcggttcgcctttttggcccggggcgcgcctttttaggcaggAGCCGTTGCTGTACTGAACCGGCCTGGAATCCATAGCGTCCCATCTATGAGAGAGGtgaggaccgttagacggcgcatttatgggaggaGTTACCGTGCTTATCGGATCTGTTCGTTGGTGGGCTGCCGTCTATAAATGCCCCGCGGCCTCGTTGCCGTCGCTCCTTCCGCCTTCCGCCTTTGTCCTTGCCGCAACCTTCCTGCCATCTCCCACGCGTGCACCCTCGAGCAATAGCGAGTTCGCCTTTCTCGAACCTGagaatgcctgtgagactcatcgccgccgatgactggcgcccgtcatcgatgacggagcaccagctgttggagctcgagaaggaggggCTCCTGCGCCCCTGTATTTCGTCGTCgcagccggagtggatcgcgccggcggTGCACCACCGAGAgccaaggccgcccaagggctacatGGTCTCCTTCGCAAAATTCCACCACCACGGCCTAGGCGCTCCTCCGAGTCACTTCATGCGGGcactctgccaccactacgggtTGGAGCTctagcacttctccccaaacgccatcaccgccgcggcggtctttgccgtggtgtgtgagggctacttggggatgatgccccattgggaCTTGTGGCTCCATCTGTAACCGAGTGAGCTTTTCAACGCTCCCACTGGAACTACAGCTGTGAGGAAGCCCgtacgggccgggtgcctcaacctggtgctgaagaccggcaaaacggagaggccgcgcgagtacatcccggtgggattgacatcgaaccatgccggatgggactcccagtggttctatctgcgcaacgacgacgacctccttcCTGTCTACACCGGTCGcctgatctcggagcgcccagaCCACTGGATGTACGGCGTGGTTCAAgtccaccagtcgcggctcgaccccctcctcgacgccttgaagagGCTGCGCGAGGAAGGCCTGACAGCCGCTCTCATCCTCTCGGCGGTCCATTATCGGAGGGTTCTTCCGTTaatgtctcgaccgttgaggatggacgagatgggtcccggcgctccgtcccgggatctcgaggcttgccggatgtctaacgaggctccggcggacgacgaggtcGCAGCTCGAGTCAGGGCGACCGTTGCTGGCGACTTCAAGCtagagcatgtcaacggcttccctatgaggcctgacaaggggtcgatcgacctggtaagCTCCTCTCTCGCTTATGGTTTTCAGTCCAGAATTTCTTCGACCCTTCTTGAAGCTTGTCTCCACTCGCACAGGGTTCAATTGATGTTCGGtcttcgaggcctccggtaaaggaggacgaggtcaacCGTGACAAGCGGCGAGAGTCTGCTGAAAAGCAGAAGTCCGCAATGGActtaaagaagaagaaggagaaaaagaagaatctcgagcgcCAAGCGCTGGAGACGCGCCGAGCGAAATCCagacagaggggggagcctgaggaagactcCCCTGATGAGGACGACGGTGGCGACGGTgtcgacgacagcgacgactccaaggggatggcgtcccgtctagacaggatcctcgagggtccgcctcgagccgacgtcgacgccccgcggATGGGCGCACCAAAGGTGGGGCCAAGCGGGTCTCTTGAGGGGCGACAGAGGGAGCCATCCCCACGCCGCTCCCGTGCCTGCGCAAGGTCGGACCGTCccgcgcccccaacctccccctgcgtCAAAGGCGGGCGACCGGGCTAAGCCCCtggcgacggggccgttgacccgtggccgcgccgcggcctccagcAAGGGGGAAGCAAGTCGTAGGAGTTCTAGCCCTGGCGCTCACCAGGCAGGAGATGCTGAGCCGAGGCCTGCGCCAGTTcatgaggggcctggagccttggCGCGGGGCGGCTCGAGGCCTACCAGTCGAGGTGTCGGCAGGcgggccgttctccctgtggggtaagatctTTGGCGTTATGATTCTTTTCTTCCCATGTCTTTGCGTCCTCTCGTGTAATAGTCTTTCTCATGCCCATTCCTCTCTCTttaggttgaagcggacgctcgaggaggcccagccctcgatggctAAAAGGCTCAAGGCgggagcggcctccaaagaATCAGGTTAGCAGTTTATTTCCGTCGCTGTGGGAGTTGGGTTGTCTTTACATCGATCATCATGATGACTGACTTTTTGCTTTTGAATGTCTAAGGTTCCCCCGATCCCTGGCCGTCAACTGGTGCCGAGGACGCCCCGCCTCGCCCCATGGTGGGGGAGCCCATTCCGCCATCGCTGAGGCGGGTCGAGGTGACTCGCCCCCAAGagcaagagggagcccccgagcctccccgatctggggtcgagggggaccCTATCACAATAAGCGACGGGTCTGGCGGCGACGGGCCTTCGAAGGACGCCCGCCCTATGGACGAGGGGGCCGAGACTTCTCTGGTCGCGAAGCGGACGCCATGGCCCGTCGGGCTTCGCTCCGTCGAGGAGCAAAGAaagaaggaggaagaggagcgcGAGCAGGAGACGCGACAACAGCCGCAGGAGGGGCAGCAGCCAGAGAGTCCCCAGCTCGATGAGTTGCTGGAGCAGGACCGGCAACAGGAGCTGCGGCagctccaggagcagcagcagcagaggggcAAGCAGTTGGAGGAACTGCTCGAACCTCCCTTTCACGGCCCGCCCCACCCAGTGCCAGCAGCGCCGTAAGAGCCTAGAAACAAGGAGGAGAGTCTTCCGGTTTATGGTCCTCCGACCCCGGTGTGGCTTCGTCCGAGGGCGCCCGCTTTGATCCCAGCTGAGTCGGGGCGGGCAGATGGCGTGGTGGCGCTCACCTGTAGGATGCGCACCCCCGTAGACCCTCAGTCCGAGATCAGGGGCacaatctacggcatggacggaattgctctgggattcctccgggagcgtcggtcgtgggaggaccgtattcctgctgaggaggacgaggctgggACGTCGGGCGGTGGAGGTGCCAGTGAGACCGGGACCTAGAAGACAGTGGATGACGACAGGaggttcccctccctcgtcgacctgttcctgcgccacggggggtcgctcgagaccgtcgaggagctcatctgAGGCGTCAAGGCATGGGCCGATCAGGAGACgcagaactggtgccccgaccggatcCGCATTTGGgcctccaccgatccgtccgtgCCAAACATTTTCTtggatgatcggaaggaggccgaaaagtgggagcatgtcgaggagcttcgcctctggatgaagcatgtggtggggctcctgtctgatgttgttaacaacgggctcggaccGGCCTATTTCATAAGTATTTTTGGGCCTTAACTCTTGTAGAACGTCTGGTTTGGTATTCTAACTGCTCAATCACTGGCTCGtaggacctgaaagagacctccggcatcaaatcgagcttcattcatgcaacaaggggcggctgggagcaactccctctcctcaaggatcaactcctggagtcacaagagaagctcctcaaggcttacaagGAGCTGTtggcgcttgaggaggagaagaagcagAGGGAGGCCGCACTGTCGGAAGCTCGGGAGGCCTCGAGAAAGGTGGTGGATGAGGCCgcgctgctgagggagcgggccaTGATGTTCGAGGAGGTTGCGTCAAAGGCTCGGGAGGAGGTCTTGTCTTACAAGGAAGCGGCCGCTACCCTGAGCAAGGAGAAGGGACTCCTCGAGACTGACCTTGCCTCCGCCCGAGaaaccttccagaagatgaaggtggagtgcgtgaatGGTGAGGTCACCTGGAGCGCTGCGGAGGAGGCCAAAAAGAGGGCTCTTGAGGATCTCGAGGCTGAGCGGACTCGATCTCACATCCTCTCTGACAACGTCGACCGTCTGAAGAGAGCGCTACTGGAGAAGGTTGGAGCCATCGCGCAGGCCGGTAAATTGATCGAGGACCTGCGCGtcaccaacaccgagctggtgtGTTCCAATAAGGAGATCGAGAGATCCAACACTTAGTTGGTCACCAAGaatacggctctggaggagagtaTTCGAGGTACGTTTTATATTGTCGGGTTTCCTTTCTGAGGTGCGCTTTGTGGTATCTAATTTTTCCGTGTTGGTCCTTGTAGGGCTTAAGGATGAGCTGCTTGCcgctcaagtcgaggcccgctctGCCAAGGCTCAGCTTGAGGGGGAGATCGCTTTGAACAGTCGACTACGGATGGTGATAAATGATCTTTCAGCCTCTTGGAAGCTCGAGCCAGTGGACaagtcgagggaggaggctcgaggtgatgcactggtcgatcagctgtgttacctaggcgcgacgctgagggaccgggtgcgggacgcccttcatacTGGGGTAAAGCGGgctatggcggttgtctgctcaggcttttcctatgaaatggaggtggtgtcccacggcttcgtcaccgacatttccaagaccgacacagagaacgaggagaggctccacgccttgatcgacgacgcggaggctccaggGGAAAGGTTTGCGAGGCTTTTCGAGCCGGAAGTacttcctcccgagactagctcgggcgcggACGATGGTGGTGAGGGTCGAGACGTAgattgaggcctgcgagcctactctgggtgttgacgccccttgtatagtactttgtTATTCTGTCTTAAATGATACTGTGTTTTAAGTGGGTTACAAGATTTGTAAatgtttgtctttccgctcgaggttccttcATTTTCTTTTCTGCCTACATCTATATTCCTCGTTTGATCTTTGGTTAAGGCAACCTCGATTGCCTCGATGGTGAGAaagcgagtagagttaccatagcccgggggcgtaggagttctcaggctcgttgtctgTCGGCCcttgagggtctcgaggtaccTCTACTACTCGATCGTGCGAGGTTTACTTAATAGGAAGGATGAAAAATCACTTGGATTTTTCAACATTTGGGGGGGGGagccccctgctagcccccgagggggtatcgactatgatgggtcatagttggtacttccttctaacgtcgagattttgaCCCATGAAAAAAGTAatttgctcgagggaaagatcttattcATTCATGTATTCATTCGCAAAACCTtggtacaaatcatacatgggaacataaagcttttgaaattctaggggtagaattgacgtagctgttcgatgttccacgcgttggtgaagattgcccctttttcgtccgctagcttgtatgtccccggcttcaggacctcggccactacgTACGGGCCTTCCTAGGGCGGAGTCAGTTTGTGgcatccttggttgctttgccgccgccgtaggacgagatcacccacgttcagatccctcttgtgcacgtgcttgtcgtggtagtgtCGGAGCTTCTACTGGTATCTggtggagttgaggagggccatgtctcgagctttctcgagttggtcgaccgcattctcaTGAGTTTCCTTATTCGATTGctcattgtatgctttgagtgaaggggatccatactcgaggtccattgtgagcacggcctcggagccgtagaccatgaagaagggggtgtactttgtggccctgctcggtGTTGTCctcaggctccataggaccgacgAGAGCTCTTCGACCCGTTTTTTGCCGAACTTCTTCAAgcggttgtagattcttggtttgagcccctgcaagatcatcccattggcacgctcgacctggccgttagttcgagggttggctaccgcagaccagttcacacggatgtgatgccgatcgcagaaatccaagaactttttgccagtgaactgagtgtcgttgtcggtgatgatgacgttgggaatcccaaaccggtggatgatgtcggtgaagaaaaggacggcttgctcggagcagatgtttgtgatgggtcgagcctcgatccatttggagaatttat from Sorghum bicolor cultivar BTx623 chromosome 3, Sorghum_bicolor_NCBIv3, whole genome shotgun sequence encodes the following:
- the LOC110433685 gene encoding putative uncharacterized protein DDB_G0294196, which translates into the protein MYGVVQVHQSRLDPLLDALKRLREEGLTAALILSAVHYRRGSIDVRSSRPPVKEDEVNRDKRRESAEKQKLKRTLEEAQPSMAKRLKAGAASKESGSPDPWPSTGAEDAPPRPMVGEPIPPSLRRVEVTRPQEQEGAPEPPRSGVEGDPITISDGSGGDGPSKDARPMDEGAETSLVAKRTPWPVGLRSVEEQRKKEEEEREQETRQQPQEGQQPESPQLDELLEQDRQQELRQLQEQQQQRGKQLEELLEPPFHGPPHPVPAAP